One genomic segment of Paraburkholderia caffeinilytica includes these proteins:
- a CDS encoding TrbC/VirB2 family protein, with amino-acid sequence MYLGIRIKVSSQCLQLLRIVLDCQLAKKLAISTSTLLLSTSAWAQLSQVNTLLNTIQTTLLGVGGVICSISIIWAGFRMMFQHARFGDIANVFIGGLFVGCATVIAGMLIPTS; translated from the coding sequence ATGTATTTAGGAATACGTATAAAAGTATCTAGTCAATGTTTGCAGTTGCTTCGTATCGTCTTGGACTGTCAGTTGGCGAAGAAGCTTGCCATATCGACCTCGACGCTACTGCTCTCGACGTCGGCGTGGGCACAACTCTCGCAAGTTAACACGCTACTGAACACGATCCAGACGACGCTGCTCGGTGTCGGGGGCGTGATCTGTTCGATTTCCATTATCTGGGCGGGTTTTCGGATGATGTTCCAGCACGCCCGGTTCGGCGACATCGCGAACGTCTTCATCGGCGGACTCTTCGTCGGCTGTGCGACGGTGATCGCCGGCATGCTGATCCCGACAAGCTGA
- a CDS encoding type IV secretion system protein VirB3 codes for MNPFKDPVFKGCTRPAMLWGVPLVPFLMVDGGMLIPAIWALLASPSLGVAILFLMIPVFVVMRVITRHDDQRFAQYALRLRMMLRQGNRRFWGAHAYVPVRLKRRA; via the coding sequence ATGAATCCTTTCAAGGATCCCGTTTTTAAGGGCTGCACCCGTCCTGCGATGCTGTGGGGCGTGCCACTCGTGCCATTCCTGATGGTCGACGGTGGCATGCTGATTCCGGCCATCTGGGCGTTGCTGGCGAGTCCCTCGCTGGGCGTCGCCATCCTCTTTCTGATGATTCCGGTGTTCGTCGTGATGCGTGTGATCACGCGCCATGACGACCAGCGCTTCGCTCAGTACGCGCTGCGCCTTCGAATGATGCTCCGTCAGGGCAACCGTCGGTTCTGGGGGGCGCACGCCTACGTGCCCGTCCGCCTGAAAAGGAGGGCGTGA